The Bombyx mori chromosome 20, ASM3026992v2 genomic sequence CTTCACAGTTATAAAGAATATTCTAAAGACCTAATGTTCCGATGCcattttttagaaataataGTGCAGTTTCTATAGTTTACCTACGTCATTAATTGCAATTCAAAATGATGCTTACCTACGGACACAGTAACTACAATTTCTTTTCGTGTTTAATTCACACGAAACACATTAAATATACATCCAGGGGCGCACGTAATATTTCGAAATCTACACGTAAAAGTTAAGCAATTGAAATCTCAAAATAAAGACGCCGTCTCGCATAATATAGCCACTTCTTTCTATTTCTTAATTTCTTTCAATCAGCTAGACAGGGTTGTCAGCCTTACTATTTTAGATTGTCAAAACTTGAAGGACAGTGGTACCCTAAAGCTATTTATGTATGGCAGtgattaaaaatgattttatcacaATGTTACCTATTCTTTGTCATTTTGATTGCTCACAATTTATACAAACAGGTCATAatcaagattttatttatttttgtttttaatacaacAAGTGTTTCGAAGTGATTCATAATACAAGAAATCAcctgtattaaaaacaaaaataaataaattcctgTTGAAGGCCTGTTTATTTTCGAGTTCTGAACAAGCCTTCTTAAAGTTCTTCGCAAAAATTTGAACAAGCTATAGTTAATCTATTAGAGgttagtgttattttttttattttgctccTTAATACGTATCTGTGTTCAATTTActatagtttttattatatggAATAAAATTTACGTCTCTTCGTCAAGTCTATGTACTTATATCATCTTGAGAAAATACTAATTCTTGTCTGCTATGTTTGTCAAATATAtcattattcaataaaaaaaagaaacaaagaaaaaaaagaatagcccaaataaaataaaaatagaattgttTCATAAAAGATCGAGCATACATTGGTATCCCTGATttgattggttttattttttgtttaattcatcTATTAATCAGGCAAAGGAAGTAAAGCCCATAATGAATATTGTGAAAATGAAACTGATCGTTGAAATGAATTTGAACTTTTTGTCGGGAACCATCACAATTTGAAGAgcttttttttagaatattgaTAATTTAGCGTCTGTCTAATTAGTAGTTGCTGTCTGTAAATAGGCTTGTTGCTTATCTGTGAAAAGGCATATGTatggaaaaaataaacaaaatgtagaAATTATCGTAGCCtgaagcatagattatacacataatatgaGTTGCCGGGTAGACTTGTATAAAGCGATGTTACTAACTAGTATTTAAATACAAAGgtaattttctaaaaataaattatttgatctcatattttaaattgataGAACAGACAATATCTTGAATCTGTACAAAAGCACAAATAATATACAATGCTATTTATATACAATTTCTTTTAATCATTCTCATTTCGACACTCTTCTGTCCTTGTTTTTGCTCATATATCACTTGAGTGTttagtacaatattttttattacaattaaaaggaaactttattttgttattgagcTTTCGCTTGATCTGTGCTGTGTTTATTCGGTATAGTATCAATgaatcattattaaaatttgtatcaaTGCCATCTATCGCTGAGTAGCATGCATTAACTATCAATGTGcaacagcgccatctagtaaTAGATTGCAGTACTGTCatcgctaaaataaaattgtcaaatttaaataattgtattcGCAAATTGCTTAATCATATTCCACTGGTTTTGCTAATTAAGCTAAAAACTTTCGAACCAAATACCTAACGCTCGACTTGCATCACTCGACGAAGAGGAGAGCTTATTGCACCTAATctctttttaaacaattaaaccaAGCTTAACGAAGcaggaaacaaaagaaaacccttcgtttaaaatatacttatttaacttatttttactGTCTTTTTTGCTGTTCATAATCTTTTCTTATGTCAGGGACCACCTGTAATATTGTCAAGAGTTTATGGAGCGGTTTTTTTGAACCCGATTTTCTAATTAAGGATTACCTGATCTCACAaagaacattaaatattatgtatactaAATATCATAAACGAAAATAAACAGGTTTCGTGTGAAAATTTATAATGAATGAAATTTTATAATGCTTACTAGGTCAATGTagaaatcattatttatttatttattgcttagatggctggacgagctcacagcccacctgatgttaagtagttactggagcccatagacatctacaacgttaatgccgccacccaccttgagatataagttctaaggtctcaagtatagttacaacggctgcccccccccccccccccccccttcaaaccgaaacgcattactgcttcaaggcagaaataggcagggtggtggtacccacccgcgcggactcacaagagactgTCATAAACTATCATCAATCCACCAATTGTATCCACCAATATATCGCTAAAAagaatactataattttttatcttatGCGTGCGAACGCTTGTATTTTTATATCCGAAACgcactcaatatttttttattagagttAAATAGGAACGAAAAAATAAACCTAATATGGCTTAGTGTAGAATTTGTTTTTCTGCACCACGCACATGTAACTGGCTACTCATTCTTATTTTGGAGATAAGAGGAAAAGGACCATATTGCATGGTGATAAAGTTGAAAGGTGTATGTTAATATAATAGTTCAAGGAATTTCCAAAATGGCACCGATGGTAACCTAGGTCAGGGTTCGATGaacttaatttataataattgagttgccgatatttttattttttcacgattattatgttaattatttcttCAAGTTCACATTCATATTTTagatcagcctttcccaaagtgggcgataacgcccccttgtgggcgctgcatgcctaaaggggggcggtgaGAGACCCtgaaaaaaaatgggggcgttgtgtagaggcttgggaggcgatttgtaatttcatctaggaggactcttagacaccaaCTGAGTTCTGGTTATaatggtttttaagtaggtgaaaaaatgggggcgctaaaaaataatttattctcaaagtgggcagtagaccaaataagtttgggaacccctatTTTAgatcataatatatatattttaaatcagaTAAGTCTGCTTCCTAGTGAGGCATtgttatatttgaaaaaaaaaaaaacaatttctatttaatacacaatatttatttatttgtcacaAGAAAGAAAACGTTTTTAAAACGACACTTACATTGCATTTAGTAAGAGAGGCATAATGTGAATTATCAAGGACACATTgaaagatttgaaaaaaaaaaaaaatgacattttaaatatattgtattaaaatcttaaaattctagtaatatttttaaacacacacacactactACATTTGAAAGGCCAAGCGGTGTTGCCAAAATACTTAACACTAAATTCCTTATATATTAATGTTTCGATTTAAGTACGAGATTATATCAACAATAATATTCTAGTTAAGATAATAtggtaataattaataaatttttaaaattcacacACACTTCTACTATTCATCTCAAAAGATATCATCAACTTCACATCTATATTAAGGTCCGTgcacataaaatattaataatcgcTAGCAATTACCActacatattaatttaatacgaTTTCATAATAATCATATTTCATTAACTATAATTGACATGAAGCAGGAATCAAAATTGATAATCGATAACTAAACTTACTTTGgtatactttatttatatttagaaattAGAACCGAGATCTAAACTTTACTCAGTATTTACTAAGCTCTGTCCTGCTCGCACTTAATTACAATAATTGAAAATAGAACAGGAAGAAAACACtaagtgttatattattatatagtatgtctataaaatataataatagtttgtCTCACTCAGTCGCTACGTGCatgagaagattttttttttaagtattcaaGCATTGGACTAAAAGTGTCAAGGAAATAGAAATACACATTTGAAAAACTTAATTAACAATTACTATTAACATTACTATTAGTACGAAACAGGTGCTTAgaatatatataaacaaaaaaatcacaatacaaaaattattaatcaatacagaaaatcgttttttctaatagccatagattttttttatttcgactaATATTAGTAGCTACTAAAATTCTAATTGTAAAGAATTATTTCGTTGTCAAATAACGTAATCCTATATTGCTTATTGTTATTACTAATGCTATCTTATATTTAACAcggctaaatatttttttttatatttggtataatatatatttagcaTTCTCATAATATACAAAGCATGTTCGGACTTAGGTATATTCTAGCGTATGATCTCTTTCCCATATTACAGGGAGACTATACTAAAGCTACCCTAAAGAGTTTTAAACCCATAAACGAAATGTTgcaccattaaaaaaataaaatctaaataaaactctttaattcgtaaataaaagtaaaaaaaaaatactttaaactaATCTTTCCCGTTTTGGTAAACGTTAGTCCACCGAGGATACTCattcgtttaaaaaaataaaaaaaataaaaatgtacactTATTTTAAAGAGATCTTAGTCTTTACAcacattaaaacatatttatattaatagtcTTTGTCAATAGAAATGCCATGGATTtgagcaaaataattttttgagTTTACGAACGAACTAATAgagttgaaataaaaaaagatagtgCAAAAAAGGCTTTAAGAAAGATACGAAAAGATTATGCTTAATTTCCTAAATCGAAACTTAGTGCTATCATTGGTTGAAGGCTGGTCACACAAGACCGACCGGATACTATGAATGTAAAAAAAGTCTAATCCTTATTTTGGTATATTAGCTTAGTTTAATCGTTTCAATATTGACTAGACAATTTTGGATttgcgaaaacaaaaaaaaaaggtttatttgGCTGTTTGTTTTATACTACATGTGCCGGTGAGTTTGAAAACGAATTTCACCATTTCATGACCACAGAAAATAGAAGTtgagctatatttttttttaaatgtaaaaattgaAAAGGTAATGGTGAACTACGTTCTATACGTGCCGCGACTAGATGGAAATGCTCGTTACAAAAGATATGTGTGCTCACAAAACTGGCTAACACTAAATACAATACGTGAGTAAAACTTACAACTACAATAGTCATACACTAAAAAATGTACTTGTAACTGGCACTAAACATTAAATCTTCGTTTGTTTTTTCACCCAAATCTAACAATAAGACACTACCGGACGGCATTCGGATTTTGAATAAGGCAGCTGAAGGCACCGAAAGCGTATTTACAAAGCGAATAGTTCCGCTACTCGTTGATAGATGGCGTCGCATCGATTTAGCGTTGCGCTCGAAGTTGTACCGGGAGTGCTAGTCCTCGCGGCGCCAGGACGAGCCTGGCTGGAGCCACGAGGACTAAAGCGTACTCTCATTTGTTGACTCCGAGTATTTTTGCTGCCTCGTCGGCCGATGAGAGCAGTTTGTTGATGGTCTTGTCGGGGATTCCCAGTAGCTTCCCGATGAGGTCGCTTCCGTTTTCGCCTTCGATTTCGGCCTCCGATGAGTACTTCCTCGATACCATGTCGAGTTTTAGTTTCTTCTCGTAGGGGCCGGAGGGCGGCGAGTTGTTGTTGTTCACGTTGCTCGGGGTCTCCGGTCCGGATCCGGCGTCCTCCCGGTACAGATACCTACGAACAGACAGCGCCACTGATTAGTCACCGTTCAAACCGTAAACGAATTAGAATTCtaaaccacagacacagcccacttcgCATTCGTCGTTTATGACGAAGAATTCGACGAAGacggtaattatttttatatatttttttatttttattgggcataggcagacgagcatacggcccacctgttgatgcgtggttaccgtcgcccatggacgtcagcaatgccaggggcagagccaagccgctgcctacccatAGGCACATTCTACtaagtttcgcgccggatcttctcagtgggtcgcgtttccgatccggtggtagattctgcgaagcactgctcttgctagggtcttagcaacactccggtttgagccccgtgagctcacctacattttagggcgaagctgatatagctcaaggctatcagaataggtaggagaaaaaaaaaaacaatttgattcGTAAGCAAAATTGTGCAATTAGATAACGATTTGCTAATTACGttttagagttttttttattaggtaatGCGTGTTATAAAACTTTTGtaatactatttatatattgCAGAGCAACAGTAATGTAGGCTAAAGTGTTGACACAGCACAGATTTGATTCAAATTAGATTTGTAGAAATatctgatgatttttttttatttttttttattgcttattttggtggacgaactcacagcccacctggtgtaaagtggttactggagcccatagacatcacgcaaatgcgccacccactttgagatataagttctaagatctcagtatagttacaacggctgccccacccttcaaaccgaaacgcattactgcttcacggcagagtggtggtacctacccgcgcggactcacaagaggttctaccacagACAGACGCTTACCCGTTGGCTTCGTTGTCGATTGGGGTGTTCGGAGGCGAAGTCTCTTCGTCATCAGTGTGGTCCTCCCTGTGCTTCTTGCGGTGACGGAGCATGCTGTGCTTCAGGGTGAACCTTCTGCAGCAGAGGTCACAAGCGAACGGCCTCTCGCCGGAGTGCGTCCTCATGTGGCGACGCAGGTCCTCAGCGGACCAGAACCGGCGGACGCAAAACGCGCAGACCACCTACGTAAGCAGAGccgttaatatttattttcagtagATAGATTATAGTCGGAATATCATTGAAAAGGTTTTTAACTTCAAACatctaaaggttttttttttattgcttaaatgggtggacgagctcacagcccacttagtgttaagtggttactggagcccatagacatttacaacataaatgagccacccaccttgagatataagttctaaagtctcaagtgtggttacaacggttgctctacccttcaaaccgaaacgcattactgcttcaggcagagtggtggtacctacctgtgcggactcacaagaggtcctaccaccagtaattacgcaaattataattttacgggtttgatttttattacacgatgttattccttcaccgtgccaagtcaatcgttaacatttgttaagcacgtatttcattaaaaaaattggtacccgcctgcgggattcgaacaccggtgcatcgctatatacgaatgcaccggacgtcttatcctttaggccacgacgacgtcatATTTGAATATTCGAATTGTATTAAGTGATGGTTTACCTTTCGATTAGCGTGATCGGGAAACTTGCCCCTGTCGTCATCGTCAGCGCTTTCACTCCTGTCGCTGGCCGCATCCAACGCCCCCTTATTCACCAGCTGTTCGTATTCAGTCGCATGTGTGGCTGCCAAATGCGCGAGGGCCCCGCTTCTGTCGCCGAAGGACGCCTCGCACAAATGACACTTGAAAGCGAGGCCCATCTCAGAGTTGTCGTCAATAATCTCCAGGTTTGGCGAGCTCGGCCGCGAGTCGGTCCCGTGCCGAGAGGACATGTGCTTCTTTAAAGTTTCTATAGAGGAGAACGTGCTGGTTGGGCATGATGCACATTTGAAAGGCCTCTCTGGAACACTCCTGTTCTCATTCGCGGGCTGGGGAGCCATCACGGTGTCCGGTATGGGCTCGGCGAGTATGGCACGCGCTGACCCCCCATGTTTTCTTAGCAGATGACGGTCACAATTCGATTTGGTAGTGAAAAGTAGAGGGCAGTGGGGACACTTGAACGGCTTCTGGCCCGTGTGAGTGAGGACGTGACGGCGGAGGGACGAAGACCACGGGAACTTTCTATGGCAGTAAGGGCACGAGACCCTATTCGGTGCGAGACTGTACGCCGATTTCTTTTTCGGTGGTTGTGCGACATCAGATTCAGATCTGTAATAAAGTTAATgattaatactataaaaatgtaatttaaatcaatattatGTTACTTTAGAGTtttgaattactggtggtaggacctcttgtgagtccgcacgggtaggtactaccactctgcctatttctgccgtgaagcagtaatgcgtttcggtttgaagggcggggcagtctttgtaactatacttgagaacttagagcttatatctcaaggtgggtggcgcatttacgttgtagatgtctatgggctccagtaaccacttaacaccaggttggctatgagctcgaccacccatctaagcaataaaaaaaatgaacttaCTTATTTTCGTCGCTGCCCGAGTTATTTCCCTCGCTTGTTGAAGCTACCAGGCCTTCTTCGTCTTCTTCCTCGTCACTGCGTGTGGGTACAACTGGAACGGTCAGCAAATCTTGTCCTGGTGTAGGGTCGGGTCCAGATTCTGTTTTCTCTGCTATGGGAACtggtttattaattaaattgccTGCTATTTTAAGATCAAAGTCTTTATTGATCTCTTGTTGTCGCGAAGCCATCAGTATTTCGGCAGCTGCTTGTCGGGCTGCAGTATGTTCTTCGGACTTGGTTTCCACATCCGTTTCCTCGTCAATTATTAGGGCGTCGTCCTCATCTTCTTCATTATCGGCGACTTCATCAGAGTCTCGTCGCGCCGGCGATCTCTCTGACTGCAGTGGTCGTTCAAGGTGATGAGCCAAAAGGGCGAATTTAACGCGATCGGCCAAAGCGTCCGTAGAGGTGTAAGGTGGGGGGCCTCTTTGAGCGGGTCTACGGACACTCCAGTGTTGGGGATGCTGTTGTTTTACATGCCTTTCCATGTTAGATCTCAACGTGAATCTAGCAGAGCACTGTGAGCAAGAAAATGGTCTTTCTGTACGATAGCGTCTTTGTTTCTGTTTTGGCATAAGCACCCCATTTTTAATGACCATCTTTACGGAGTCTGTCTGAGGGACGAGGTTATTGCTCAGGGGTCGGGGAGATTCTGGGTGAGGCGACAGCGCAGGCGATGACATTTGTGGAATTGGCTTCACTTCTTCTTCCTCGGGTTCTTCTTTAGGAACAGTTTCTTGTTCATTTGGAATAAGCCTTCCACCGGACATACTCAGCCCACGGATGATTTCTTTTTGAATACGTTGCTTTATCTCTGCAAGTTCTTGTGTGTCAGAGGGGTGGGGGAAAAACGAGGGTTGAAGAAAGTAAGGAAAAGACGGGGGCAGAGGTAGCCCAGGAATTCCTGGCACCGCACCAGCGTATATTTGAGATAGATGAGTAGCATAGTAAGCTGGGTCAATTTTTGGGAGCGACGTTTCAAATAATCTTTGCTGGGCTAAGAGTAGTCTCGTTTTTTCTAATGCCGAAGCAGCAACGGACGCAGGATCTGGTTCGAATGTAGGGCGTACAGGGGTTTTGCGTTCATCGTCGGCATCGCGTTTCTTTTTGCTAAGATCAAGGACATCGCAACTGTTATTATCACTCGTGCTTAGGTCAACAGGGACCTCTTCATCATACGTTTCGGAATGAGCGTCATtggttttgtaattttgttctGGTGATCTGAATTCAGGGATTTGATTTAACTGACCGATTCCTTTCACTTTGATCCTTGGCGTGGGACGGTCTGATTCGCGCAAAAGCGGCGCTTCCGGTAAAGCTTTCGATGTAAGTGTTGTGACCGGATGTCTTTCGGCAATGAAACTAGGCGTAAAATGAGTTAGCGGAGTCACGCGACCGGTGCTCTCATTTCGCCTATCCATATCTGGGGTGTGGAACGCGAGAGATCTCTTGACTTCATCGCGTGCGAGCTTCGAGTTGACTTCGTCGTTATTCGGATCTTCGGACGGATGGTAAATGATGGAGCGTTTTACATCTTCACGGGTTACTTTGGCGTGTCTGTTTCTTAAATGTCTCTCGCAGTTTGCTTTCGTAGTGAACGCGTAATTACACACCGCACACTCATATGGACGATCACCGTTATGTGTCCTCATATGTCTCACTAGAGCCGCCTTATCTAAAGATGCGTGTGGACACATGTTGCACTGATAAGGGCCCGGTCCTGTTCCACTTAAGTGGACTCTGTTATGGCCCTTTAAAGCTCTAAGATTGGGAAATTTAGCTGGACACAAGCGACAAGGGAACTCTCCCCGAAGCTTCATCCTCCTGAATTCAGCGGCAAAGTTATCCTGTGTCTCTTCAGTCTCTCGTTCTTTAACGACGGTGTCTGGAGGCGTAAGTACAGTGCTCTCTAAAGCTACTCTGTTACCAGTGAGTCTCTCGAGAAGACTCCCCGCAGACGTGACGTTCAATATCGATTGAATATCTGCCAAATCTCGAGCTGCATCGATATGTCTAATACCGTTAGTCGCGAGATGCCCGTCTTCGAACTTCGATGTAAATCTCTCCATCGGCGGCGTCAACGTGCCCGGAATCCCGAA encodes the following:
- the LOC101746370 gene encoding ras-responsive element-binding protein 1, giving the protein MQGAANAPAPPAAEPPSSQQIKTEDISEAKIEADEEMDKVKIEQQEMRNRTTSIDSDNRSDRSDDEDVRRARKRAASTSPSPIPMDKRVARFDCPKCRQRFDSVNAFDIHRFTAHGDDSRTGHNEVSLVDYSTKKIPEIIRARNHVSSTEQRYKCDVCSRDLPNIQVFEIHRKTCTPNRGLSPIRDRREEFLANLDLRTKSFGIPGTLTPPMERFTSKFEDGHLATNGIRHIDAARDLADIQSILNVTSAGSLLERLTGNRVALESTVLTPPDTVVKERETEETQDNFAAEFRRMKLRGEFPCRLCPAKFPNLRALKGHNRVHLSGTGPGPYQCNMCPHASLDKAALVRHMRTHNGDRPYECAVCNYAFTTKANCERHLRNRHAKVTREDVKRSIIYHPSEDPNNDEVNSKLARDEVKRSLAFHTPDMDRRNESTGRVTPLTHFTPSFIAERHPVTTLTSKALPEAPLLRESDRPTPRIKVKGIGQLNQIPEFRSPEQNYKTNDAHSETYDEEVPVDLSTSDNNSCDVLDLSKKKRDADDERKTPVRPTFEPDPASVAASALEKTRLLLAQQRLFETSLPKIDPAYYATHLSQIYAGAVPGIPGLPLPPSFPYFLQPSFFPHPSDTQELAEIKQRIQKEIIRGLSMSGGRLIPNEQETVPKEEPEEEEVKPIPQMSSPALSPHPESPRPLSNNLVPQTDSVKMVIKNGVLMPKQKQRRYRTERPFSCSQCSARFTLRSNMERHVKQQHPQHWSVRRPAQRGPPPYTSTDALADRVKFALLAHHLERPLQSERSPARRDSDEVADNEEDEDDALIIDEETDVETKSEEHTAARQAAAEILMASRQQEINKDFDLKIAGNLINKPVPIAEKTESGPDPTPGQDLLTVPVVPTRSDEEEDEEGLVASTSEGNNSGSDENKSESDVAQPPKKKSAYSLAPNRVSCPYCHRKFPWSSSLRRHVLTHTGQKPFKCPHCPLLFTTKSNCDRHLLRKHGGSARAILAEPIPDTVMAPQPANENRSVPERPFKCASCPTSTFSSIETLKKHMSSRHGTDSRPSSPNLEIIDDNSEMGLAFKCHLCEASFGDRSGALAHLAATHATEYEQLVNKGALDAASDRSESADDDDRGKFPDHANRKVVCAFCVRRFWSAEDLRRHMRTHSGERPFACDLCCRRFTLKHSMLRHRKKHREDHTDDEETSPPNTPIDNEANGYLYREDAGSGPETPSNVNNNNSPPSGPYEKKLKLDMVSRKYSSEAEIEGENGSDLIGKLLGIPDKTINKLLSSADEAAKILGVNK